The window CTATTATTAGTTGCCCTTTTAGGGTTATTCCTTGCCTCTTGTGATAGAGCGCAATCAAATGTTCAAACTCTTTATACGAGTAATTGCGGTGTGTCTTGGACACTGATCAAGGCTGGCGAGACATTGCCTAAGGGTATCGGAATGTGCTCCTATAAGATCACCGTGCCAGATTACCCAATGCAGGGGGAGAGTGTTTTTAAGTCTGCTTTTGCTAATCGTGTTATGGCTAAGATAGAGGTTACTTATGATTATTCCATTACCGATGCTATTTTGTATGTCGGTGAGGCTAAATACTTAGGTAAAATAAACTCTGATAGTGATAGCGAGACAAATAGCGCAAAAGCTTATGAAACCGCTGAAAATTCAGTTATAGATAAGAGAATAAAAGAGGTTGCCAGGGATTTGTTAATTAATGAGGATATAGTTGATTTCTCACAGGCTGAATTTGAGACGCTACTTCTTGAGAAAGTTAACGAGTTACTGAAGTCCAAAGGGGTTAAAATTAACTTCTTGTCGTTCGTCCCTATTCCGGAGGATCAGACTCGGCAGGCTATTGACGTCGTTACAGCGATGAAAATATATGAATCAAAAAAGTTAACTGAGGTAGGTAAAAGTGTTACCTCCGCGAGGGCTGGAGCAACTAAAATTGATGTAACGGTTCAGAAAGAAAAACCTACAGAGGATTAAAAATATTGACAGCTCGGAAAGACGAGCAAATACACTCTTAGCTCAATGGAGAGAGCGGCCGCTGTCCGGTGGTAGGTTGTAGGTTCGAATCCTTCAGGGTGTACGAAAGTCGGTTTTTATACGATTAGTGAGGGGGATAAAGTGAGAGAGTTAACAGAAAAACAAAAACGGTTTTGTGAGGAGTATTTGATTGATTTAAATGCCACTCAGGCTGCAATAAGGGCTGGATATTCTATTAAGACTGCCAATGAGCAGGGGGCGCGCTTGTTAGCAAATGTTAGCATTCAATCCTATATGTCTGGGAGACAAAAGGAGTTGCAAGCCTCCACCAATATAACTCAGCAACGGGTTTTGGAAGAGTACGCAAAGATCGCATTTGTTGACATTAGAGAAGTCTTTGAGACTGATGGTGGCATTCATAACGTTAAGCAGCTAGATGACTTCACTGCTGGCGCTATTTCAAGTATAGAGAGTATTGAGGAGAAGTTTCAAGGTGTAACTATTGGGACAGTCAGAAAGGTCAAGTTTCACGATAAAATTAGAGCCTTAGATGCGTTGGGTAAGCATCTCGGATTATTCTTAGCTGATAATAAGCAGAAAGAGGCAGTTAATCATGTGACGGTGAATTTGGGAGGAGGAGTTAATCCGGATGAGGCTACTACCTAAGCAGGAAAATGCAGTTTACTTTCTCAAGGATAACGTAACCGAAGAGATCTTGTATGGCGGTGCTGCTGGAGGCGGTAAATCTGCCTTTGGCTGTATGTGGCTAATTGAGATGTGCCAGAAATACCCTGGCTCACGCTGGCTGATGGGCAGGTCTAAGCTTAAAACATTAAAGGAAACTACCCTTAACTCTTTCTTTGATATAGCTTCTAAGCTTGGTGTAACAAACCAATACACCTACAACGATAATAAGTCTACGATATACTTTCATAATGGCTCGCAGATCATCTTAAAGGATTTGTTTTTATATCCGAGTGATCCAAATTTTGACAGTTTAGGATCTCTTGAGATAACCGGAGCGTTTATTGATGAGTGTAACCAGCTTGTTTTAAAGGCTTGGATGGTTGTTAAATCCCGTATTAGATACAAGCTATCTGAGTTCTGTTTAATGCCTAAGATGCTGGGGAGCTGTAATCCAGCAAAGAACTACGTTTATTCAGAGTTCTATAAGCCATTCAAAGACGGCTCTCTACCAAAGCATAGGAGATTTATACAGGCGCTACCAACGGATAATCCCTTTTTACATCCTAGCTATTTGCAGTCACTGTTAAGGCTGGATGCTAATAGCGTTCAAAGGCTTTATTATGGTAATTGGGAGTATGATAATGATCCGTCAGCATTGATCTTATTTAATAAGATTATAGACTTATTCACTAATACGTTTGTAAAGCTCGGTCAAAAGTTTATCAGTGCTGATATAGCACGTATGGGGGCTGATAAGGGTATTGTGTTAGTATGGGAGGGATTAAAGGTGATTGATTATCTGATAATCCCAAAGTCAAAGATAACCGAGGCCGCAAGTGAAATCGAAAGGTTAAGAAAACTGCATTCAGTGCCGTTAAGTAATGTTATTGCTGATGAGGATGGAGTTGGTGGTGGAGCTGTTGATATACTTGGCTGTAAGGGATTTGTGAACAATTCAAAGGCTTTATTTGGTGAGAATTACTTTAACCTTAAAGCTCAGTGCTACTATAAGCTGGCTGAGATGATTAATGAAAATCTATTAGATCTATCAATCTTTGCGGCTATTGCTGAAGTAAAAGACGCGATTATTCAAGAGCTGGAGCAGGTTAAGCGTAAGGATATGGATAAGGATGGAAAAATGCAGATTGTTCCAAAGGACGAGATAAAGGATTTAATTGGCCGGAGTCCGGATTGGTCTGATGCTATTATGATGAGGATCTGGTTTGAAATAGATCAATTTGTTTTTTACGTGAATTAATAAAAATGAGGGTGATAAGATGGGAATGTTAAATTTATTCAAGAGTGTAAAAAAGGGCGTTATAGATCCGGCTAAGGGATCGTTTCAGCTGGTTGTTAATGGGATTGTGAGCTGGTTTGCAGATAATAAAGCAGCTTATTTAAAAAATGGTTATGGCAAAAATGTGCATGTTTATGTTGCTGTTAATGTTTATCTAAGGAAAGCAAAGGTAGCTCCGTTCATCCTAAGCAAAGTAAAGAGTAAAAAGAAGCTGGTTAAATATGATCAGTTCATGCAGTCTAAAAATC is drawn from Pedobacter sp. HDW13 and contains these coding sequences:
- a CDS encoding terminase small subunit; this translates as MRELTEKQKRFCEEYLIDLNATQAAIRAGYSIKTANEQGARLLANVSIQSYMSGRQKELQASTNITQQRVLEEYAKIAFVDIREVFETDGGIHNVKQLDDFTAGAISSIESIEEKFQGVTIGTVRKVKFHDKIRALDALGKHLGLFLADNKQKEAVNHVTVNLGGGVNPDEATT
- a CDS encoding phage terminase large subunit: MRLLPKQENAVYFLKDNVTEEILYGGAAGGGKSAFGCMWLIEMCQKYPGSRWLMGRSKLKTLKETTLNSFFDIASKLGVTNQYTYNDNKSTIYFHNGSQIILKDLFLYPSDPNFDSLGSLEITGAFIDECNQLVLKAWMVVKSRIRYKLSEFCLMPKMLGSCNPAKNYVYSEFYKPFKDGSLPKHRRFIQALPTDNPFLHPSYLQSLLRLDANSVQRLYYGNWEYDNDPSALILFNKIIDLFTNTFVKLGQKFISADIARMGADKGIVLVWEGLKVIDYLIIPKSKITEAASEIERLRKLHSVPLSNVIADEDGVGGGAVDILGCKGFVNNSKALFGENYFNLKAQCYYKLAEMINENLLDLSIFAAIAEVKDAIIQELEQVKRKDMDKDGKMQIVPKDEIKDLIGRSPDWSDAIMMRIWFEIDQFVFYVN